The genomic region CCTGAAGCATAGTAACTCACAGGAACCGTACCTTTCTCTTCCTCGACCCTTTTCAAATTTCCTCACCGACGAACAGACACTGACTCTATTGTCTCTCTTGCAGATACGCTCTTCGAGGCAACATGAAGTCGACGTTCATCATCCTGGCAGCGCTCTGCGTGGCTCTGGTCAGCTCGCATCCGCTTGAACAAGATCGCCTTCGGTCCGAGGTAAGAGGACAGGAAAACATGTTGTCTTCGACTCCTGCCTGCTTCTATTCTTTAGAGTTTTTGAAATTAACGAAAATTGCACGCACAGTTCGGAACTGGGACATGTGCGAACCGACCAACAATTAAACGCGTGCGTGTTTGTTCTGGAGTTAGGCTTTTGTCGTTGGCAGAAGTGTATTGTGGCGATATTAGGTCCCCTCTGACCGCAGCACGCGTCGTTTATTACTCGACGGTCTTCAAGTTTTATACTCGTTTTGACCTAGAAACAGTGTTGTTTCTCGGCTGAGGGAGTTTGATCTTACATAGTTACGTTTTCCTGAGAGTTCATGTTTTTCTTATGATACAAGAGGTGTCAGATTGATCAGCATAGCTCACGTAGGAAATTAATATCTATATCGATTCATTCATTCGCTTGCATACTATGTAATTATCAACTGAAATCCTAGCAGTACTGCGATAATTCGTACAAGAACAAACAAGCTAATTTGAATTGCTTGGTACGTCCATTGATAAAGACTGCTTTAGAAAGTGAAAAGGAATGTTTGATCTGCGCTCGATGGTACTATAATCTTCGTTGGATTTCCTGGAAATCGTATGAGTTATTCAAGTACAAACTTCTCCGTTCGCATCGTCATattaaaaatatcaaaaatacCCAGAAGAGATCAAATGCATGCTATAAATTACTGAGCCATAATCTTAAGTGGGATCTTCCTTCAAACTCAGAatcataattttattacaatacAAAACTATTCAGAGAATGTAAACCacaatcttaagctaaatcttcttcaaaCTTCGCAGAAGAGTCTCGTACAACTAAAATCGGTTCGTCTTGAAAAAGAGAAACATTAGTGCTAGCAATTAATTCCGAATAACAAATTAAAACCAATCTAGTAACATATCTCGAGGAAGATCGCTCTACGCGGCGTGCTAATAAATCACAATTTATAAATGAGGTTATTTATAAGcttcacttattcatttatcTATAACCGCaaataatttcttcaatttctaCGACCCATCCTTTCAATTCTCTATATTCAACTCTTGCGAGACTAAAACGCATGCATACAATATCCTTTATGAATCTCTTGTTCAACAAGGTTGATTCACTCGGAAGCAGAATATTGCATAACGATCCCGTTACGATCGCTTTCTCTGTGTCACTGGGCCGTCATTATCGAAAAATCTGATATCACCGTTCAGGGGAACCCCGAAATCGGAGAAAGTGCGGTTGGGCGATCACGAAATTCGCCGCCGAGGGACCACCCGTTAATTGCCAATGGAAGGAAGGAGAATCGGTTGCGGCAGTCCTCTTCTGTATTTCGACGGCTAAAACAGTCGTAGATCGTTTGACCAAGGCGATCGGATCGATTCGATGACTGGAGATGATATTTCCCTTCCGATCGATCTCGGGAAACCATCGCGGCCGAAGGAAGCTCGCAATTATTCTCACCAACATGGCTGCTTAATGTACGTTTTATGACGCTAACCGTGTTTCCTGCTTAATGACAAGCGTTTGCTCTCAGCGTGGCTTATCCAGTCGTCTTTCGAATTCGGCGAATCATTGAGTCATAGACGACCTTCCTGCGAGATCATCACTGGAAGTGCTTATAGAATACACATTATGTATTGTGTCTGCACTTAGGTGGCTTAAAGGAAAATTGCTCCTTCGCAAACGTCATTATACGGTAAAATACATGTATGATAAAGATATCGTTATTATGCAGTTCCTATGTCTTGCGCTAAATTCAGGCACTTTTTAATATGAACACATATCTCCAATCTAATTACAGAAGCGTTAGATTAAAATTGTTAGTTACGATAAATTAGAGTGTATCTATTCAAACAGGTATGTGAAACTCTCTTGATATTCCGCAAGATAACTGTGTATAATTTTTCAATAGACTCTGACAATGGTCGACTtattgaaaatttatttattcataggAATTTTCTGTTTAATGATATTCAATGCCTATATCGTAGTTACTTTTGTATAATTAACGACTTGTAAGACATGAAGACGTCGTTTCATATGTtttgtttttcaattttcaaaagTAAGCTATTGTAGGAAATAGATAAGACATATTTGCGTATCTTGCTAAATGTTCACACTGAACATTTGTACCtttaaaaatgcataaaactcTGAGTAGTGTACAGAAAAAGACGTCTTCGTTATTAATTGCCTTCGAAGAAGGCATTTTTCTTGACGAATAAATCTATTTTCAATTGTTCTATGGGGAATCTTTGACTACATAACTTTCTTAATATCGAAGGCAGTTACGGGGAAAAAACTGTTTCAACAGAAGAAAGAGGAATGTCGTTCCAGAATCACAGTTTGGAAACTTTCTCGCGGTCGTAAATGATTCATGACGCCTGCTCACCCCGTGGCCCACGATTGCATCCATTGTCTCGCCGATTAGTCGGCTAACGAGCACTACCAATCGCGTGCGACCGGCTAATCGACCGACGAATTAACGTATAACGTTGCGTAAAGCGGAAGGTCATCCGCGGAACCGTAAGCGCGTCACGCACGAAAGTTTCGCGGTTACAGAGAACGGAAAGgtttatttttctctttttctttcttgtcATAGTGGGAAAAGGTTAGGCAAGAGTGGCCTGGCCAGGTAGAGCTCGTCGTTTCGCGACCGATGAAATACACGGTCCAACGAAAAGACGGTACGGTCGAGCCGGCTGGCTCTCTTCTTCGGCCCCGACACTTTCACTGGCCGCGAACACTCGCTTCAGCTACACCGGACACTTTCTTCGCTCGATCGATGCCCAATGGAAAGCGCGTGCGTGAGCGTGCACGCGTGTTCCAACCTCTCTCTGATCTGTGATTCTTGGGGCACGCCGTGGACGCCAGTGGTTCCCAAGCTTCCTATCCTCGAACTCTTTTCATCACCATTTTTCTTCATTGCTGAAGTCATATATCCTATCCTCTACTTTAAAAGCAGTTCTGTGCGATTTCGGGGTCAACTAAATCAGCAGTGGATGAGAAAGCTTGACTCATGTCAGAAATTAGTACAATCTTTCTCACTTCCTCGATCGAAACGGAATATTCTTTGTTTTAAGAGTAATTATATCTCTCTGCTATTGACTTGCTCTTCTTAGGCTCCTGACGAAAGGATAATCATAATTTTATCCCGATTACTGAAGCAACATACACTATTTTACGACGAAGCATCCTCTTCTATACTTCATTTTTGAAGCAGTTGTCTTTTTGTGTGATTTTAGGGAAATGCTAAATCTGGAATTCATCCAAAAGTTTCCTCTTTTCGAGAACACTTAATCAACAGTCTTTTTCTTATACTTCCAAGTTGGAAATGATTAAAGTTTCTCTTACTTGCTGGATCAAGGAGCAATATTCTTTATTTCAGGAGTAATTAGTTCTGTCTATTTTCGTTGGAACACTGTAGACGGCAGAAGCTTCCTCTTCTTACGCTCCCATACCGAACGTAATTATAATTCTATCTATTGGCCGGATCGACAAGCAACGGTTTAATTTGTCCACAAAATTttcacataataataataataataataaataatagtaataataatagaataataataaaaatgaaaataaaaacagtATGATTACAATACAGAAAACAAATTAAATTTCCTAGCTTCTGATaacattgattttttaatttattttgcattattCCTTTCATATTTTCCAAGTTAGCAAATATAACAAACGCGCAAATATTTGGGATCATGTGGCGATCATCAAAAATTAGTTTCGCTTGCGCCCGCTGTGTCATAGTCATCGGAGAGTTCAACGCATGGGTACAGTGACACAGTATCCTAGGAGACTTCAATGCATGGTAAAGCGCGTCTTCACCCTCTGATCTCGATCGAATTCACTCTGTTCATTAATTACCGCCATAAATCATTCTGCCTGATCAACGATACATAGAGAAAGGTTTTCGCAAGTTAGTTGGCTCTCGAAAGCGCTTAGAAACGTTTCCGGTACCATCCGTAACAGACTGATTACCGTAGAATCGATTATTCGAAAGTCCCGATATACGATGGGATAATTTCACCGGCGATGAAAACACAACGAATCGAAAAGAGACTGCTAGCATAACTGTAACACACATGCCTGAAGGTATCGTAACAGCTGGTCGAACGTGATTTCAGGGAAAGTGAACCATGCTAACCGGGTTGAGCAAGACGCTAGAAGGTCCAAGACCGTCCCTGTTACAATTAATTCGCCGAAGGTTTTACGCGTTTTTCGTTCGGTTTTTAATTGCAGCGCGGGCTTAATCGACTCTCGCGTCGTCCGGGCAAATAACGTAACAATCCATAGTCTGTTATAGTAAACTGTAGCGGCACTAATGCGGCGCTCGTCTAATAATACGCAATCCTGACGTTTAACTCGGTAGCTCCGTTCGAGTTATTGTTGTGTGCGCAACGGTGGAGTTTCGCCGTTTCGCAGGACGGATTTCCCGTCGCCGTAAGCTTTCGTCTTCGAGCACGTGTTCTCCTGATAGTTACGCATAATTCGAAAATTGCCGCCCGTAAATCGGCGAACGGAGTCGCGGGAATTATGCAACACCGTTCAGTTAACACGTCTCGCGTACACTTTCAACGAGGTTTCCGGCTAACGAGGCTCGAACACTTCCTCGTTGCTGATTAGACGAAACTCGAATTCCTCTCGAGTCGATCACTATGAAATTTACATAGCTCGGGGAGGTACAGAATTCTATTAACTCGAGAAGGTACAGGATTCTATATTAACTCGAGAAGTCAAGATTTCGGAGAAACGGTTCGAAGTGGAAAAGCAGATTGCAGGGACAAAGGGAAACTGTTTTCAGGCACTCGATCGGCTGATGATCGTCGAAGCCGACAACGAGGCCGCACTAAGGAGCAAAAGGACGATCGGTATCCTGCGGGAACTCTTCCCCGAAATCTCTCAGGTGAGCCACTGCTGAACCATCACGCAGTGAAATCCTGCTGACGACCAGGATCATTAGAGCCCCGCTACCTTGTGGATCCCATAGATAAACACGGTGGTTGAACAGCTTAAACAGTGGTTTATGCGATTGTCAGTTGTACGCGTCTACGATACTCCATGCATTTTAAATGTTTGGGAAAAAGAAACGAGGAATTTTGCACAGTTTTAAAATACGTGTAGTTAATACTGCGAAGTACGGCTGTTCCTTACAATTTATTATCTACTACGAATTCGAGATAACGTCGGTGTCcttgaataaaaatgtaaatcgTAGAGAACTATTTTGACACAGTAGCcttgcagaaaatatttttcatatcttcgcaatcgtgggtaaaataaaattgacaaTAACTTTAAGTCACTTTGAAATATAACAATGATTTAAAAGTACTTTACTTCGTACTTGCTTATATCTTTCCTATTTTGTCTGATGAATTACTCTCAATATTCTAGAAATATCCTGAAAATGTCCAGAATCTACTTCTCTGTCTCAAATATGTAAGAACCGCGAGTTGTAGACTTTTCCAATTGACAGCACGCATTTGCTGACACCGAAGATTGACAATTCCGTCTGGGATCCTCGATCCTTCGAAAATCCCGCATTGTCGGTCGATCCAATTACCCGCAAGAGGACTGTGGGCGTCCTCGAGATTGTATCGCGGAGGGAAACACGTAGAAAAAATGGTAGATTAATTAACGCTGGCATTTGCAGACAATCGAAACAAGTTCGTTGTTCCTTGGAAATTCGTGGTTTAAGCGGAAACGGTATATAGAGATTCCACCTGATACGGCTTCCAGCTAGAGATTCAATCGATTAATAAGTATGAATGAGCCTCCGAGTTAGCGTGCACAAAATACAGAAATGTAGCGATGGCCGAGGAGAAATTGTTCACACCGAATTGGCATTCTTCCCAAGAAAGCTGCGCGTTCGATACGAAATGCATTCGGGATTTACTTCGTTGCGTACCTGGCTTGGgcaaacgataataataataattcgacgGTATATCGTACGCACAAGTAATCTGTACACTGACGTCCGTTCGGACGCTCATGGCTTCTCTGGAAAATCTGAAACGTATGGTTAGCTTTAATATCGCGTTGACTACAAAGTAGTATCAGGATTTCCGGCGGGAAATTGATGCAAATGGTTCTAATCGCTAGATTCCGTGATCTTAGTAATGCGACGACCACTTGTACACTGCAACATTTTTTTTAATAGATTGAAGGACTCGGAAGATAAAAATTTCCTGCAGAAATTCCTGCAGAATTCCAAATTGCAGGAGTTTTTATAGTGTCACAtacaatttttatcataaatgcatacaattcgcagtctaatccGGCTATAGCAAAATTGAACAATCTGGTTAATCCGACATCAACCAGCAATTCATTAATGATCACTGTACTCAAAAGAAAAACAGTAAAATTTGTGGGGCCAGATCAATATTAACAGGTAACAAAAAAACGTCGCGCCTCAGTTAAAGAATGAACCTCGAACTAGAGAATAATACAGGGCAACACTCATTTTGGAGACAGAAATTTTAGACCTGTTTTTAAGTATATTTGGCACGATGAATCTGAAATTGCTATTCATTAttatgaatcagcttcaattaACGAGATTAGTAGATTGACTGCATTATTTTACATGGAGAACATGTCGTTTAAATGATTTTCACGAATAAGTTTTGCTTGACGCAAATATTCAGTGCATAATTTGCGCGCATTATGAGGCACACGCCATAACTTATCTTGATTTTGAATTTGGTTATTAAAGGGACGAAAATTCTCATTCTTAAATCTTCTTTCATAGTTTATTAATTACAAATGTAGCAAACTGTATCGAGAATACTTACAACAGTGTTTAAATTTATCAGAAGTCACACAAATTTGAACGAATCAAGACGGTAAATATTTTGTGTGTGTACTATAcatatattcgaataatagaAGAGCTAGAAAATAAAGATAGCGCAAAAACTATAGTTGATACGTGATACAAATAAATGCTAAAGATTGCTTACTTTACATCTTACAATTCATTCatgtaatgttaataataataaagaggTTATATCGAGCCCCAAAGACAGACGTCGGTGCACAGTTGCTGTGCAGGATTGAGGATACAATCTCGACCAAAACAACCCGAAAGAACAGTCATCCAACACACGATCCTCGCATCGATCGTTCGTCGTTCATTCCTCGGGTGCCCCAGCACTATCTGAGTCACTCAGATTCCATCGAACAACCTTCTGCCACGAAGGCTGACAACGAAATCACTTGCGTCGTTCTCTAAAAAAACACACTCATTGTCAGTCCCACGAAAATCCACTTGAGTGTCAGAAGCACCGACGATTCGTTGAACGAAACGGAGAACATGATGAACCGATAGAGAACCGACAGTCCTTCACACATCCTCAGCCTTGTGAAGAGACGAACCGAACTGAGTCGGCGCTGCAAGTTCCTAGCCAGCTAAAGGCTGTTGTTTTCTAGATGATCGAAAACAAGGTGAACGCGATAGTCGCCGAGGTGATTCGCGTGGTCGGGCCGACCTTGCTGCAGAATTTCCTCGGGAATAGCCAGTCGTCTGCTGGCGGTGGGACCGGGTCGGGCGTCGGAACGACGGTAACCGTTTCGTCGCCCTTCGGAGACGACGATGACGAGGACTCCGGGTTCAAGTCGACCAGCTCGAACGGCTCTAAGGTCTCGATCGCGTTGCCGACCTTCCCGccggacgaggacgaggacaaCGAGACTTGGAATGACTCGTCGACCACCGAACCGAGCACCGTTACCACGACCGCCGCCAACGCTGATGTCAGCCCGCTGGCGTGACCTTGTCACGGCCAGCTCGGTAAAACGTTGGAGGTCAATGAACCCGATCGGGAGTTACGGACTGACGAGGATAGTCACCGCGCAATCGGGACTGCTGCGGCAGCTAGACTCTCCTGTGTTACCAaccacttcttcttcttcttctattgTCTGCTAACTCAACTGCCTTTTCTCTGTTTGTTATGTTTTATCTCTCGTGCATCCGCGTTGTCTTTCTTTGTCTTCTTTCGCTGTGTGTACACGCTCATTGTCGTTACGACAGGAAACTTTTGTCGAGCTGACAGTTTCTTTCGTCGATCATCGAACTCCAAAGCACTTCTTGCTTTCGATTCATTTCAAGCTTCAGTGAAGACGATCTTTCACTGAGACCGCGGTCGGTCTCAGAACGATGGAGGACGTCGATGACCTTTGCTGCGAACCAGACGTCGACGATCCTCGTCTTCCAGCTTTCTCATTGATCATTGATTCTCTGTCCCTCATTCTTTGACACATCTTGTTGGCTTCTTCTTTTGTGCGTTCGGCGATCCATTAGTCATCTTTTATCGTTACGATCGATGGACGAACATTCGGAACATCGTTGAGTCGAAACTATTCGCACGGGGCTCGACAGGAGGTGGATACTTTTGAATTTGTGCTGATCGATGAGCGGAACTTGCCATCGATTCGAGTTTAGTGATTACTGAATACAATGCACCTATATATAAATTTGCTTTGGCAATCCTGAAGATACCCTGACGACTCGTTGCCGTGAGATTCCCAACGAACTTGAATTTCAGACCTGGATTCCTGACAAATTAAGCTAAACAAAAGAGAGAATAGCAAGAGTACCTGTGTTCGATACTTTGAACCGATGCTAAAGCGATCTTGCAAGGATTTCATtgcatagacatttattttaGAGAAATCAATGAAATAGTATCGAGATCGTTTTTATGTACGGATTTCGCATTCAACAAAGAACCATACATTTAAATTTTCTCGTTGTTGTTTCACGATCGATATGAAGCATCGAATGCATATACAACTCGTGCTATGCTATATTTACGCGCATTTGCTGCAATATTAGCACGATTTACACCAACGTCAAATGCGTGTAAATCGAGCACAGCGTAACACTGTTTAGCAGGGTTTGTCAGCGAATCCGGAATTGGGAATCGTGCGCTAATCCATTAAATTCAGTAGAGCTTTAATTTGTCAACTAATATAATCGCCGATGCGTTTCCCGATCATGAGACATCGCGAGAACACGCGTCGCCATGCACCATCTAATCCGCGTGTTCCGCTCGATCGCCATCAAATCGTAGAAACGCTCGAACACGTTTTGCGAGCGTTATCCCGACAAATTGCGAGTGGAAACCGCTTGCTATGAATGCGGAGCAAATTGTGAATTGATTACTCCCCGAGGTGCTTGCACGAAGACGTCGTAAATCGTGGTACAAATTTAGGGAGAAACTCCAACGTTCACAGTTAAAACAGATACCAATAGGAAAGTAACGAAGTCAGCAGACTTCGTTTTCTACAAAAGTGCCTTCCAAAGCCGATCGAGCACGTGTACCTTTGATAATATGATCCAATAAAGTTGAATTTCACTTACTGCCATAAATATTTCTGTGCGTAAACAGACGTTATTTTAGTCTTTCTTGATAGCCTGCAGAAATTATAGAAGATGACATTTGCTAAGAGACGATGAAAGCTATTTACTTTCAGTATTCATACACCTTGACCTTTCGATCTTAATCACACTAAATGAATTTCTCTGATTTCATGAAATGTTTAAGATGACCGATTCTAAAGCGTAAAGTTGCTTGACAGTCAAAATGTTAAAACGAGAAAGAGTAGATTTCGAAATTGCAGACAATTTCGTTCTTACTTGGGACCAGGAAGTTCTTGATTTGTACCATGATCTTCTTGTGACGTTCTTCGAAGTGGAACAGTTTTGCTGGCGATCGATCGGTAGTGATTTGGCAGCAAGTTCGAGGAGATCGATCGTGGAACTTCTGTTCGCAGGACGTAAACCCGGAGGCGGAGGACAGGGCGAACGAGGTGGCAGCAGAGTCGCAGAACAATGAGGTCAAAGTGCAATTCGCGGACGAACAGCCTAGCGACACGGCGCCGTTGACACCGTTGGACGAGGTGGAAACTGAAGACGACGAGAACAGGAACAAGAGATTCCTGAACTTCGGGTTCGGCGGGTCCGGCAGTTCCGGCAGCGGAGCCGGCTCCGGCAACTTCCTCTTCGACATAATCAGGGTGAGTTTTCCGTGACCGTGGAAAACCCTCGATTCTCGAATGTTGACGAAGATTGAGTGAAAAGTGGAGAAATTTTCTCTAAAATTTATAGACGAACAAGAAAAATTACATAAATAGGAATCA from Megalopta genalis isolate 19385.01 chromosome 3, iyMegGena1_principal, whole genome shotgun sequence harbors:
- the LOC117227032 gene encoding uncharacterized protein LOC117227032 isoform X3, translating into MKSTFIILAALCVALVSSHPLEQDRLRSEALDRLMIVEADNEAALRSKRTIGILRELFPEISQDVNPEAEDRANEVAAESQNNEVKVQFADEQPSDTAPLTPLDEVETEDDENRNKRFLNFGFGGSGSSGSGAGSGNFLFDIIRLVAGSGSAASGGGTVAGKVEDAPEAVPGPVTRLFVIANRGISNLIQDLILRLAATSERIVNFKARLITSII
- the LOC117227032 gene encoding uncharacterized protein LOC117227032 isoform X1; translation: MKSTFIILAALCVALVSSHPLEQDRLRSEALDRLMIVEADNEAALRSKRTIGILRELFPEISQDVNPEAEDRANEVAAESQNNEVKVQFADEQPSDTAPLTPLDEVETEDDENRNKRFLNFGFGGSGSSGSGAGSGNFLFDIIRQAADGAARAAGTVYRVVAGTQSLGLGLSASRDLGPAPQDAAPAAAPAGSSATTGSSSNNASAAGNLPPLVAGSGSAASGGGTVAGKVEDAPEAVPGPVTRLFVIANRGISNLIQDLILRLAATSERIVNFKARLITSII